One Natronomonas gomsonensis genomic window, GGCCGTGAATATCATCAACCCCGAGTAGGCGAACAGCGCGACGACGGTCGCGACGCGTTTCGGTTTCGGATACGACTGGAGGTACTGGGGGACGCCGACGTGTTCCTCCTCGGGGTCGACGTCTCCTCGGAGAATGACGGCAATGTAGGTGACGTACAGTCCGACGAGGACGGCCATATCGAGGATGTCGATGCCGCCGTTAACCGGGACGAGAAACGCCCACACCGTGGCAGCGAGCAGGAACACCACGTCGAGGCTGAGGTCGCGGTCGAGTTGGACGGTGTCGGCCAGAAACCCCGGCCGCGACTCGATTGCGGGGTCCGCCGTCGACCCGCTCCGGTAGACGCTGAACAGGACGATGCCGGCCCACCCGATACCGATGAGGATGCGGTTCGCGCCGGTCATGTTCGCGACGGCGAGGTTGCCGGCTTCGATGCCGCGTGGCGTGCCCGCGAACTGCCCGGCGTTCCAGGCGTACAGCGCGTCGACGGCGTACTCCGGGGCCACGGCGAGAACTGCCAACACGGCGATGGCGAAGGCCCGCGGAACGTCCTTCTCGGCGGTTTCGGCGCCCCACGCCAACAGGAAGGCTGCACCGAGTACCGACAGCCCACTGATGCCGACTATCGCGAGCGTCGGGAGGTTCAGCAGGACGGTCGGAGGGCTGTACTGAACGCCCACCAACGAGGCGACTTTCGGCAGGACCGTCGTGAGTATCCAGATGACGAGCCACGGGACGGTCAGGGAGACGGCCGCCGCAATCGCACCGAGAGATTGTCGTTTCATGGTTTGTGAGTGATGCCGACCCACTCACGGCCGGGCGAGGATTGGACGCCTGCAGCGAGAGCCGAGTCGGTCCGGAGTCGTTCATCCCCACGCGAGGCTGACTTATAATGC contains:
- a CDS encoding sodium:calcium antiporter, which encodes MKRQSLGAIAAAVSLTVPWLVIWILTTVLPKVASLVGVQYSPPTVLLNLPTLAIVGISGLSVLGAAFLLAWGAETAEKDVPRAFAIAVLAVLAVAPEYAVDALYAWNAGQFAGTPRGIEAGNLAVANMTGANRILIGIGWAGIVLFSVYRSGSTADPAIESRPGFLADTVQLDRDLSLDVVFLLAATVWAFLVPVNGGIDILDMAVLVGLYVTYIAVILRGDVDPEEEHVGVPQYLQSYPKPKRVATVVALFAYSGLMIFTAVEPFAHGLEELGTEIGVPSFFMIQWIAPLASESPELIVVAYLVNKARSTAGFNALISSKLNQWTLLIGTLVVVYSLGLGQYGPLMFDQKQAGEIWLTAAQSFFAIALLINFELSVREALALLFLFSSQVLLEFSLIRGYVEVPVTDYELLLGFSAVYIVLGVGLFVYRREEFQYLLRRTAGTVSDAISGTETQPKGADD